Proteins from a genomic interval of Mycobacterium conspicuum:
- a CDS encoding aminodeoxychorismate lyase: protein MIVTLDGDIHEPGTPLVHPDDLAVVRGDGIFETLLVRDGGACLVEPHLQRLTQSAKAMELPAPDLPSWRRAIEVAAKQWCEGSGDEGALRLIYSRGRESGSAPTAYVMVTPVPERVAAVRRDGLAAVTLDRGLPAVGADAMPWLLAGAKTLSYAVNMAALRHAARHGAGDVIFVSSDGYVLEGPRSTVVIATDSHDADSDLCLLTPPPWYPILRGTTQQALFEVARTKGYDCDYRALRVADLYDAQGIWLVSSMTLAARVHTLDGRRLPRSPIAKEFAELVDAAIVSDR, encoded by the coding sequence GTGATCGTCACGCTGGACGGTGACATACACGAGCCGGGGACACCGCTGGTGCACCCCGATGACCTTGCCGTGGTTCGCGGCGACGGCATCTTCGAGACGCTGTTGGTTCGCGACGGCGGGGCGTGTCTGGTCGAGCCGCACCTACAGCGGCTGACCCAGTCGGCCAAGGCGATGGAGCTGCCCGCCCCGGACCTGCCCAGTTGGCGGCGCGCGATCGAAGTGGCCGCGAAACAGTGGTGTGAGGGCAGCGGCGACGAAGGCGCGCTGCGGTTGATCTACAGTCGCGGGCGCGAAAGCGGCTCGGCGCCAACGGCATACGTGATGGTCACCCCGGTGCCCGAGCGCGTCGCCGCGGTCCGCCGAGACGGACTGGCGGCGGTGACGCTGGATCGCGGGCTGCCCGCCGTCGGGGCGGACGCGATGCCCTGGCTGCTGGCCGGCGCCAAGACGCTGTCGTATGCGGTCAACATGGCCGCGCTGCGGCACGCCGCGCGACACGGCGCCGGCGACGTCATCTTTGTCAGCTCGGACGGCTACGTTCTGGAGGGCCCACGCTCGACGGTGGTGATCGCCACCGACTCGCACGACGCCGACAGCGATCTCTGCCTGCTGACGCCGCCACCCTGGTATCCGATATTGCGCGGAACCACCCAACAGGCGCTCTTCGAGGTGGCCCGCACCAAGGGCTACGACTGCGACTACCGCGCCTTGCGCGTCGCCGATCTTTATGACGCGCAAGGGATCTGGCTGGTCTCGAGCATGACGCTGGCCGCCCGCGTACACACCCTCGACGGACGGCGACTGCCTCGCTCGCCAATCGCCAAGGAATTCGCCGAACTGGTCGACGCAGCGATCGTCAGCGACCGCTGA
- the ygfZ gene encoding CAF17-like 4Fe-4S cluster assembly/insertion protein YgfZ has product MNPHAVPAPESGPDAGAIWHFGDPLGEQRAAETDAVLVDRSYRAALTLSGNDRQSWLHSLSTQHVSELPEGASTQNLSLDGQGRVEDHWIQTELGGATHLDTEPWRGEPLLEYLRKMVFWADVAPSAADTAVLSLLGPRLADRAVLDALGLDALPTEATAVPVAGGFLRRAPGARAGQLELDLLVPRADSPGWRDRLARAGVRPAGVWAYEAHRVAALRPRLGVDTDERTIPHEVGWIGGAVHLDKGCYRGQETVARVHNLGRPPRMLVLLHLDGSVEQPSTGDAVLAGGRTVGRLGTVVEHVDFGPIALALLKRGLTADTGLVTGPEGQVPAAIDADSLPPTDEVGAGRLAVERLRGR; this is encoded by the coding sequence GTGAACCCCCACGCCGTCCCTGCACCTGAATCCGGACCCGACGCGGGTGCGATCTGGCATTTCGGCGACCCGCTGGGCGAGCAGCGCGCAGCCGAAACCGACGCGGTGCTGGTGGATCGTTCGTACCGCGCGGCGCTCACGCTCAGCGGCAACGACCGTCAGAGCTGGCTGCACAGCCTCTCCACTCAGCACGTCAGCGAGCTGCCCGAAGGCGCCAGCACGCAGAACCTCAGCCTCGACGGTCAGGGCCGGGTGGAAGACCACTGGATCCAAACCGAGCTGGGTGGCGCCACCCACCTCGACACCGAACCTTGGCGTGGTGAACCGCTGTTGGAATACCTGCGCAAGATGGTGTTCTGGGCCGACGTGGCCCCGAGCGCCGCCGACACCGCGGTGCTGTCCCTGCTGGGTCCGCGATTGGCGGACCGGGCGGTGCTCGATGCGTTGGGCCTGGATGCGCTGCCGACCGAGGCGACGGCGGTTCCGGTCGCCGGGGGCTTCCTCCGCCGGGCGCCCGGAGCCCGCGCCGGCCAACTGGAACTGGATTTGCTGGTGCCGCGCGCCGACTCGCCGGGATGGCGGGACCGATTGGCGCGGGCGGGCGTGCGGCCGGCCGGCGTGTGGGCCTATGAGGCGCACCGGGTGGCGGCGCTGCGCCCGCGGCTCGGCGTCGACACCGATGAGCGCACGATTCCGCACGAAGTCGGGTGGATCGGTGGGGCCGTCCACCTCGACAAAGGCTGCTACCGGGGGCAGGAGACGGTCGCGCGGGTGCACAACCTCGGTCGGCCGCCGCGCATGCTGGTGTTGCTGCACCTCGACGGCTCGGTGGAGCAGCCCTCGACCGGCGATGCGGTGCTGGCCGGCGGGCGTACCGTCGGACGCCTCGGGACCGTCGTCGAGCACGTGGACTTCGGGCCGATCGCGCTGGCGCTGCTCAAGCGCGGCCTGACGGCGGACACCGGCCTGGTAACGGGTCCGGAAGGCCAAGTTCCGGCGGCGATCGACGCCGACTCGCTGCCGCCCACCGACGAGGTCGGCGCGGGACGGCTGGCCGTCGAACGGCTGCGCGGACGTTAG
- a CDS encoding DUF3073 domain-containing protein, which produces MGRGRAKAKQTKVARELKYSSPQTDFQRLQQELSGTSADDSDGLDGEYTPDDSWSDQDGWRRR; this is translated from the coding sequence ATGGGCCGCGGCCGGGCAAAGGCAAAGCAGACCAAGGTTGCTCGGGAGCTTAAATACAGCTCTCCGCAGACCGACTTTCAGCGGCTTCAGCAGGAGCTGTCGGGTACGAGCGCCGACGACTCCGACGGGCTGGACGGTGAATACACCCCCGACGACTCTTGGAGCGATCAGGACGGCTGGCGCCGCCGCTAG
- the purM gene encoding phosphoribosylformylglycinamidine cyclo-ligase: protein MTDSGKSHGNELGALGITYASAGVDIDAGDRAVDLFKPLATKATRPEVRGGLGGFAGLFALRGGYREPLLAASTDGVGTKLAVAQAMDKHDTVGLDLVAMVVDDLVVCGAEPLFLQDYIAVGRTVPERLSAIVGGIAEGCVRAGCALLGGETAEHPGLMEPDHYDLSATGVGVVEADDVLGPDRVKPDDVIIAMRSSGLHSNGYSLARKVLLEIDRMNLAGYVEEFERTLGEELLEPTRIYAKDCLALAAETQVRTFCHITGGGLAGNLQRVIPHGLTAEIDRGTWTPAPVFKMIEQRGRVTREEMEKTFNMGVGMVAIVAPEDQVRAEALLMARHLDPWVLGTVRKGGKDAPRAKLVGQHPRF, encoded by the coding sequence ATGACGGACTCGGGAAAATCCCACGGAAACGAGCTGGGCGCGCTGGGCATCACGTATGCGTCCGCCGGGGTGGATATTGACGCAGGCGACCGCGCCGTCGACTTGTTCAAGCCGTTGGCGACCAAGGCCACCCGACCGGAGGTGCGGGGCGGATTGGGCGGATTCGCCGGCTTGTTCGCGCTGCGCGGCGGCTACCGCGAACCGTTGCTCGCCGCGTCCACCGATGGGGTCGGCACCAAGTTGGCGGTCGCTCAGGCGATGGACAAGCACGACACCGTCGGCCTGGACCTGGTGGCGATGGTGGTCGACGATCTGGTCGTGTGCGGCGCCGAGCCACTGTTCCTGCAGGACTACATCGCGGTCGGCCGCACCGTGCCCGAGCGCCTGAGCGCGATCGTCGGCGGCATCGCTGAGGGCTGCGTGCGGGCGGGCTGCGCGCTGCTCGGCGGTGAGACGGCCGAGCACCCCGGCCTGATGGAGCCCGACCACTACGACCTGTCGGCCACCGGCGTCGGTGTGGTGGAGGCCGACGACGTGCTGGGCCCCGACCGGGTGAAACCGGACGACGTCATCATCGCGATGCGCTCGTCCGGCCTGCATTCCAACGGGTACTCGCTGGCGCGCAAGGTCCTGCTGGAGATCGACCGGATGAACCTGGCCGGCTATGTGGAGGAATTCGAACGCACGCTGGGCGAGGAACTGTTGGAACCCACCCGCATCTATGCCAAGGACTGCCTCGCGTTGGCCGCGGAGACCCAGGTCCGCACCTTCTGCCACATCACCGGCGGCGGTTTGGCCGGCAATCTGCAACGGGTCATCCCGCACGGATTGACGGCCGAGATCGACCGCGGCACCTGGACACCCGCCCCGGTGTTCAAAATGATCGAACAGCGCGGCCGCGTGACGCGCGAGGAGATGGAGAAGACGTTCAACATGGGCGTCGGGATGGTCGCCATCGTCGCGCCCGAAGACCAAGTCCGGGCCGAGGCCCTACTGATGGCGCGACACCTGGACCCGTGGGTGTTGGGAACCGTCCGCAAGGGCGGCAAGGACGCTCCGCGAGCCAAGCTCGTCGGGCAGCACCCGAGATTCTAG
- the purF gene encoding amidophosphoribosyltransferase translates to MTVQEPLQENAAPEQDLNSPREECGVFGVWAPGEQVAKLTYYGLYALQHRGQEAAGIAVADGSQVLVFKDLGLVSQVFDEQTLAAMEGHVAIGHCRYSTTGDTTWENAQPVFRNTAAGTGVALGHNGNLVNTAALAARAREAGLIATRAPAPATTDSDILGALLAHGAADSTLEQAALELLPTVRGAFCLTFMDENTLYACRDPHGVRPLSLGRLDRGWVVASETAALDIVGASFVRDIEPGELLAIDADGVRSTRFANPTPKGCVFEYVYLARPDSTLAGRSVHATRVEIGRRLARECPVEADLVIGVPESGTPAAVGYAQESGIPYGQGLMKNAYVGRTFIQPSQTIRQLGIRLKLNPLKEVIRGKRLIVVDDSIVRGNTQRALLRMLREAGALEVHVRIASPPVKWPCFYGIDFPSPAELIANAVEDKEEMLEAVRHAIGADTLGYISLRGLVAASEQPASRLCTACFDGKYPIELPSETVLGKNVVEHMLATAARGSELGDLAGQDFPEVPVGR, encoded by the coding sequence GTGACCGTCCAGGAACCCTTACAGGAAAACGCAGCACCCGAGCAGGACCTGAACTCACCCCGCGAAGAGTGTGGCGTATTCGGCGTCTGGGCCCCGGGCGAACAAGTCGCCAAACTCACCTACTACGGCCTCTACGCATTGCAGCACCGCGGGCAGGAAGCCGCGGGGATCGCGGTCGCCGACGGCTCCCAGGTGTTGGTGTTCAAAGACCTCGGACTGGTCAGCCAGGTGTTCGACGAACAGACGTTGGCGGCGATGGAGGGCCACGTCGCCATCGGCCACTGCCGCTACTCCACCACCGGCGATACCACCTGGGAAAACGCCCAGCCGGTGTTCCGCAACACCGCGGCCGGCACCGGAGTTGCGTTGGGGCACAACGGGAATCTGGTCAACACCGCCGCCCTTGCCGCGCGCGCCCGCGAAGCAGGGTTGATCGCCACACGCGCGCCGGCCCCGGCGACCACGGACTCCGACATCCTGGGCGCGCTACTGGCCCACGGCGCGGCCGATTCCACGCTGGAGCAGGCGGCGCTGGAGCTGCTGCCGACCGTGCGCGGCGCGTTCTGCCTGACGTTCATGGACGAGAACACCCTCTACGCGTGCCGCGACCCGCACGGGGTGCGGCCGCTGTCGCTCGGGCGGCTGGACCGTGGCTGGGTGGTGGCGTCGGAGACGGCCGCGCTCGACATCGTCGGCGCCTCCTTCGTCCGCGACATCGAACCCGGCGAACTGCTGGCGATCGACGCCGACGGTGTGCGCTCCACCCGGTTCGCGAACCCCACGCCCAAGGGATGCGTCTTCGAATACGTGTACCTGGCGCGGCCCGACAGCACGCTCGCCGGCCGTTCTGTGCACGCCACCCGGGTGGAGATCGGTCGTCGACTGGCCCGCGAATGCCCCGTCGAGGCCGACCTGGTGATCGGCGTTCCGGAGTCGGGCACCCCCGCCGCCGTGGGTTACGCGCAGGAGTCCGGCATCCCGTATGGGCAGGGACTGATGAAGAACGCCTACGTCGGGCGGACCTTCATCCAGCCGTCGCAGACGATCCGCCAGCTCGGTATCCGGTTGAAACTCAACCCCCTCAAAGAGGTGATCCGGGGCAAGCGGCTGATCGTCGTCGACGACTCGATCGTGCGGGGCAACACCCAGCGGGCGCTGCTGCGGATGCTGCGCGAGGCCGGCGCTCTGGAAGTGCACGTGCGCATCGCCTCACCGCCGGTGAAGTGGCCGTGCTTCTACGGCATCGACTTTCCGTCGCCGGCCGAGCTGATCGCCAACGCGGTCGAAGACAAAGAGGAGATGCTCGAGGCGGTGCGGCATGCCATCGGCGCCGACACGCTGGGTTACATCTCGCTGCGGGGCCTGGTCGCCGCCTCCGAGCAACCCGCTTCGCGGCTGTGTACCGCATGCTTCGACGGCAAGTACCCGATCGAGCTGCCCAGCGAGACCGTGCTGGGCAAGAACGTCGTCGAGCACATGCTCGCCACTGCCGCCCGGGGGTCCGAACTGGGCGATCTGGCCGGCCAGGATTTCCCAGAAGTCCCCGTTGGTCGCTGA
- a CDS encoding sterol carrier family protein — translation MPARDSAAQTRQAMLAVADWLRDPSHPEPGRDVIAKAVRLTARTLAGLAPGASVEVRIPPFVAVQCVAGPRHTRGTPPNVVETDPRTWLLLAAGLLSLAEANATGAVALSGSRASEIEHWLPLIAVR, via the coding sequence ATGCCAGCCCGAGACAGCGCGGCGCAAACCCGGCAGGCCATGCTGGCGGTCGCCGACTGGCTGCGCGACCCATCACATCCCGAGCCCGGCCGGGACGTGATCGCGAAGGCGGTTCGCCTCACCGCGCGCACCCTTGCCGGCCTTGCCCCCGGCGCCAGCGTCGAGGTCCGGATACCGCCGTTCGTCGCGGTGCAATGCGTTGCCGGGCCCCGGCACACGCGCGGAACACCCCCCAACGTCGTCGAGACCGATCCACGGACCTGGCTGCTGCTGGCGGCCGGGCTGTTGTCCCTGGCGGAGGCCAACGCCACCGGGGCGGTGGCGCTGTCGGGCTCCCGGGCCAGTGAGATTGAGCACTGGCTGCCCCTGATCGCCGTGCGCTGA
- the purL gene encoding phosphoribosylformylglycinamidine synthase subunit PurL: protein MIDTVEHAAASPDQPQPFHELGLKDDEYQRIRDILGRRPTDTELAMYSVMWSEHCSYKSSKVHLRYFGETTTEAMRAGMLAGIGENAGVVGIGDGWAVTFKVESHNHPSYVEPYQGAATGVGGIVRDIMAMGARPVAVMDQLRFGAADAPDTRRVVDGVVRGIGGYGNSLGLPNIGGETVFDACYAGNPLINALCVGVLREEDLHLAFASGTGNKIILFGARTGLDGIGGVSVLASDTFDAENSRKKLPSVQVGDPFMEKVLIECCLELYAGGLVIGIQDLGGAGLACATSELASAGDGGMAIQLDTVPLRAKEMTPAEVLCSESQERMCAVVAPENVDAFLAVCRKWEVLATVIGEVTDGDRLRITWHGETVVDVPPRTVAHEGPIYRRPVARPETQDALNADSSSRLPRPSTGDELRATLLALLGSPHLCSRAFITEQYDRYVRGNTVLAEHADGGVLRIDESTGRGIALSTDASGRYTLLDPYAGAQLALAEAYRNVAVTGATPVAVTNCLNFGSPEDPGVMWQFEQAVHGLADGCVALGIPVTGGNVSFYNQTGSTAILPTPVVGVLGVIDDVARRIPTGLGTEPGETLMLLGDTHDEFDGSVWAQVTADHLGGRPPVVDLEREKLLADVLSAASRDGLVSAAHDLSEGGLAQAVVESALAGETGCRIVLPEDTDPFVMLFSESAGRVLVAVPRTEESRFASMCEARGLPAVRIGVVDEGSDAIEVQGLFTVPLAELRATSEAVLPRLFG from the coding sequence GTGATTGACACGGTCGAGCACGCCGCCGCCAGCCCCGACCAGCCGCAGCCGTTCCACGAGCTGGGCCTCAAAGACGACGAGTACCAGCGGATTCGCGACATCCTGGGACGCCGGCCCACCGACACCGAGCTGGCGATGTACTCGGTGATGTGGAGCGAGCACTGCTCCTACAAATCCTCCAAGGTGCACCTGCGCTACTTCGGTGAGACCACCACCGAGGCGATGCGGGCCGGCATGCTGGCCGGCATCGGGGAGAACGCGGGCGTGGTCGGCATCGGCGACGGCTGGGCCGTCACGTTCAAGGTGGAATCGCACAACCACCCGTCCTACGTCGAGCCGTACCAGGGCGCGGCCACCGGTGTGGGCGGCATTGTCCGCGACATCATGGCCATGGGCGCGCGGCCGGTCGCGGTGATGGATCAGCTGCGTTTCGGCGCGGCCGACGCCCCCGATACCCGTCGCGTCGTCGACGGCGTGGTCCGCGGCATCGGCGGCTACGGCAACTCGCTGGGCCTGCCCAACATCGGCGGCGAGACCGTGTTCGACGCGTGCTATGCCGGCAACCCGTTGATCAACGCGCTGTGTGTCGGCGTATTGCGCGAGGAGGACCTGCATTTGGCGTTCGCCTCGGGCACCGGCAACAAGATCATTTTGTTCGGCGCGCGGACCGGCCTGGACGGCATCGGCGGGGTCTCGGTGCTGGCGTCGGACACGTTTGACGCCGAGAACTCCCGCAAGAAGCTGCCCTCGGTCCAGGTGGGCGATCCGTTCATGGAGAAGGTGCTCATCGAGTGCTGCCTGGAGCTCTACGCGGGCGGCCTGGTAATCGGCATCCAAGACTTGGGTGGAGCCGGATTAGCCTGCGCCACTTCGGAATTGGCGTCGGCCGGCGACGGCGGCATGGCGATCCAACTGGACACCGTGCCGCTGCGTGCCAAGGAGATGACGCCCGCCGAGGTGCTGTGCAGCGAATCCCAGGAGCGGATGTGCGCGGTGGTCGCGCCGGAAAACGTGGACGCCTTCCTGGCGGTCTGCCGCAAATGGGAGGTGTTGGCCACCGTGATCGGTGAGGTCACCGACGGCGACCGGCTGCGCATCACCTGGCACGGCGAGACGGTCGTCGACGTGCCACCCCGCACGGTGGCCCACGAAGGCCCGATCTACCGGCGCCCGGTCGCCCGACCCGAAACGCAGGACGCCCTCAACGCCGACAGTTCGTCTCGGCTACCACGGCCGAGCACCGGCGACGAGTTGCGCGCGACTTTGCTTGCGCTGCTTGGCAGTCCGCATCTGTGCAGCCGCGCCTTCATCACCGAACAGTACGACCGCTACGTGCGTGGCAACACCGTGCTCGCCGAGCACGCCGACGGCGGCGTGCTGCGCATCGACGAGTCCACCGGCCGCGGTATCGCGCTGTCCACCGACGCGTCGGGACGCTACACCCTGCTCGACCCCTATGCCGGTGCTCAACTCGCGCTGGCCGAGGCGTACCGCAACGTGGCCGTCACCGGTGCCACACCGGTCGCGGTGACCAACTGCCTCAACTTCGGCTCGCCCGAGGATCCCGGGGTGATGTGGCAGTTCGAGCAGGCGGTGCATGGCCTCGCGGATGGCTGTGTGGCGCTGGGGATTCCGGTCACCGGTGGCAACGTCAGTTTCTACAACCAAACCGGCTCGACGGCGATCCTGCCCACGCCGGTAGTCGGGGTGCTCGGCGTCATCGACGACGTCGCCCGGCGTATCCCCACCGGTTTGGGCACCGAACCCGGTGAGACCCTGATGCTGTTGGGCGACACCCACGACGAGTTCGACGGCTCGGTATGGGCGCAGGTGACGGCGGACCATCTGGGCGGGCGCCCGCCCGTCGTGGATCTGGAGCGCGAGAAGCTACTGGCCGACGTGCTGAGCGCGGCTTCGCGGGACGGACTGGTATCCGCGGCCCACGATCTGTCCGAGGGCGGCCTCGCGCAGGCGGTGGTGGAATCGGCCCTGGCGGGTGAAACCGGTTGCCGCATCGTGCTTCCCGAGGACACGGATCCGTTCGTGATGCTGTTTTCCGAATCGGCGGGCCGAGTGTTGGTCGCGGTCCCGCGCACCGAGGAAAGCAGGTTCGCTTCGATGTGCGAGGCGCGGGGATTGCCCGCGGTCCGCATCGGCGTCGTCGACGAGGGTTCGGACGCCATCGAGGTGCAGGGCCTGTTCACCGTGCCCCTGGCGGAACTGCGCGCGACGTCCGAGGCAGTGCTGCCGCGACTCTTCGGATAG
- a CDS encoding molybdopterin-dependent oxidoreductase — protein sequence MPELKVTCPLCEAMCGLRLQVVDGRVESIRGNGEDVWSRGHVCPKGVSLGHLHDDPDRLRRPLVRRPDGSHVAVSWDDALAEAERVLRPVLASDGARALTVYVGNPVAHNHGLGTHIGALIGFAQAAGMQAYYSPGTVDQWPLNVVGSLLFGAMWSAPIPDLLRTDHLMMLGANPAVSQGSMLSAPDIMGLLASIAKRGRVVVIDPRRTQTAARASEWVPIQPGTDALLLFAILRTLDEHGWVRRPEHLRGRVVGLDEALALADPFTPERVGPATGIAPTTIRRLAEQLAHAENPVLYSRIGACTQEFGTLATWLVFVINIALGALDRVGGALFPKPAVWTPMLSKPPDQDGDGWRFGRFHSRVRHAPEVLGQFPVGCLAEEIDTPGDGRIRALITVAGNPAVSAPGAARLSAALPKLDAMIAIDSYLNETTRHAHVILPGLSPLERSHIDDLYWMYSVASCVKWSDPVFEPEAGRPQEWELLLRLGGALFGTPVPEVDVAALDDLYVAGMIATMSALPDNPLTGIDADIVMGALDGRGPERLADLGIRVGPWGDRFGARRGGLTLAEVRRHPDGLRLAELEGGRLGEAVTTPSGQVELIHAHITDDIPRLRARLDAPNPELVLTSRRHLRSNNSWLHNVPTLMRGRDRCTLLIHPIDAARVGVITGGAARVSTSEGAVTVTAEVTDEVMPGVVSLPHGWGHGLSGTQLGTANRHPGVNSNLLNPTDLIDVPSNTHVVNGVPCQVGPDRQ from the coding sequence ATGCCCGAACTCAAGGTGACCTGTCCGTTGTGTGAAGCGATGTGCGGCCTGCGATTGCAGGTCGTCGATGGCCGCGTCGAGTCGATCCGGGGCAACGGCGAGGATGTCTGGTCGCGGGGGCACGTGTGCCCGAAGGGCGTCTCGCTGGGTCACCTGCACGACGACCCGGATCGGTTGCGCCGGCCGTTGGTTCGCCGGCCCGACGGCAGCCATGTCGCGGTGTCGTGGGACGACGCGCTGGCCGAGGCCGAACGCGTGCTGCGGCCGGTGCTGGCCAGCGACGGCGCCCGCGCCTTGACGGTGTATGTCGGCAATCCGGTGGCGCACAACCACGGCCTGGGCACCCACATCGGCGCGCTGATCGGGTTCGCGCAGGCGGCCGGGATGCAGGCCTACTACTCTCCGGGCACCGTCGACCAGTGGCCCCTGAACGTGGTGGGATCGCTGCTGTTCGGCGCGATGTGGAGCGCACCCATCCCCGACCTTCTGCGCACCGACCATCTGATGATGCTGGGCGCCAATCCCGCAGTCTCGCAGGGCTCGATGCTCTCGGCGCCCGACATCATGGGCCTGTTGGCGTCGATCGCCAAGCGTGGACGGGTGGTCGTCATCGATCCCCGCCGCACCCAGACCGCCGCACGCGCGAGCGAATGGGTGCCGATCCAACCCGGCACCGACGCATTGCTGCTCTTCGCGATCCTGCGCACGCTCGACGAACACGGCTGGGTGCGGCGACCCGAGCACCTGCGGGGCCGTGTCGTCGGTCTCGACGAAGCCTTGGCGCTGGCCGACCCGTTCACCCCGGAACGCGTCGGCCCCGCCACCGGGATCGCGCCGACCACGATTCGCCGCCTGGCCGAACAGCTCGCCCACGCCGAAAATCCGGTGCTCTACAGCCGAATCGGTGCGTGCACACAGGAATTCGGGACGCTGGCCACCTGGCTGGTGTTCGTCATCAACATCGCCCTGGGCGCGCTCGATCGGGTGGGCGGCGCGCTCTTCCCCAAGCCGGCCGTGTGGACCCCGATGCTTTCCAAACCACCCGATCAGGACGGCGACGGTTGGCGCTTCGGGCGTTTCCACAGCAGGGTGCGTCACGCCCCCGAAGTGTTGGGCCAATTCCCCGTCGGTTGCCTGGCCGAGGAAATCGATACGCCCGGCGACGGCCGAATACGGGCATTGATCACCGTGGCGGGCAACCCCGCGGTCTCGGCACCGGGCGCCGCTCGCCTGAGTGCCGCCCTGCCGAAACTCGACGCAATGATCGCCATCGACAGCTATCTCAACGAGACCACCCGACATGCGCACGTGATCCTGCCCGGCCTGTCGCCGCTGGAAAGGTCGCACATCGACGACCTGTACTGGATGTACTCGGTGGCGTCGTGCGTGAAGTGGTCGGACCCAGTCTTCGAACCCGAGGCCGGCCGACCGCAGGAGTGGGAACTGCTGCTGCGGCTGGGGGGCGCGCTATTCGGCACCCCGGTGCCCGAGGTTGACGTGGCCGCACTCGACGACCTTTATGTCGCGGGAATGATCGCCACCATGTCCGCACTCCCCGACAACCCGCTGACCGGGATTGACGCCGACATCGTGATGGGTGCGCTGGACGGGCGAGGCCCAGAACGGTTGGCGGACCTAGGGATCCGGGTCGGTCCATGGGGTGACCGGTTCGGCGCGCGCCGGGGCGGATTGACGCTGGCCGAGGTTCGTCGCCATCCCGACGGCTTGCGGTTAGCCGAGCTGGAAGGTGGCCGGCTAGGCGAAGCGGTCACCACACCGTCGGGCCAGGTCGAACTGATCCATGCCCATATCACCGACGACATCCCCCGGCTGCGTGCCCGGCTGGATGCCCCCAACCCCGAGTTGGTGCTGACCAGCCGCCGGCACTTGCGGTCCAACAATTCTTGGCTGCACAACGTGCCGACGCTGATGCGCGGCCGGGACCGGTGCACATTGCTCATCCACCCGATCGATGCCGCCCGGGTCGGCGTGATCACCGGCGGCGCTGCGCGGGTCAGCACGTCGGAAGGCGCCGTCACCGTCACGGCCGAGGTCACCGACGAGGTGATGCCCGGGGTGGTGTCCCTGCCGCACGGCTGGGGGCACGGCCTTTCCGGCACCCAACTCGGAACGGCCAATCGCCATCCCGGGGTCAACTCCAACCTGCTCAACCCCACCGATCTCATTGACGTGCCCAGCAACACCCATGTCGTCAACGGAGTGCCATGTCAGGTCGGCCCGGATCGCCAGTGA
- a CDS encoding phosphotransferase → MPKEPTVIETVEQIDAEWLTAALGEAGVGATVGSVTAERVGTGQMGSCFRLCIDYADGEGPARLIVKLPATEPDSRAAGTLGYRCETSFYREFADRISARIPRCFFTAADAATNGFTLLLEDLAPAEPGDQIAGCTVDEAIAAAVNVAGLHAATWNDPSIRGLEWLIPDLTAMPEFTRELLGNATDQFLQRYPVDANTASVLRCFADRFAAWATGRPEPYSLLHSDYRLDNLLFAPAGASDAVIAVDWQVVTVGLPLRDVAFLLATGLSPDDRRRGERAIVAAYHRRLVELGVTGYAAERCWDDYRYALFQGPFITVLGAFVGQRTERGDRMFTVMAERSASAIDDLDALALLDDVKER, encoded by the coding sequence TTGCCGAAGGAGCCGACGGTCATCGAGACCGTCGAGCAGATCGATGCCGAGTGGTTGACGGCCGCGCTCGGCGAGGCCGGCGTCGGCGCGACAGTTGGGAGCGTGACAGCCGAACGGGTCGGGACCGGCCAGATGGGCTCGTGCTTCCGGCTGTGCATCGACTACGCCGACGGCGAGGGGCCGGCCCGGCTGATCGTGAAACTGCCGGCGACAGAGCCGGACAGCCGCGCCGCTGGAACATTGGGCTATCGGTGTGAGACAAGCTTTTACCGCGAGTTCGCCGATCGGATCAGCGCCCGGATTCCGCGCTGCTTCTTCACGGCCGCCGACGCCGCGACGAACGGGTTCACGCTGCTGCTGGAGGACCTTGCCCCGGCCGAACCCGGTGACCAGATCGCGGGCTGCACCGTCGACGAGGCGATCGCCGCGGCAGTGAACGTCGCCGGTCTGCATGCGGCGACGTGGAACGACCCGTCGATCCGCGGCCTCGAATGGCTCATCCCGGACCTCACGGCGATGCCGGAGTTCACCCGGGAACTTCTCGGCAATGCCACCGACCAGTTCCTGCAGCGGTACCCGGTTGACGCGAACACGGCGTCGGTCTTGCGGTGCTTCGCCGATCGATTTGCGGCATGGGCGACGGGGCGGCCCGAACCATATTCGCTGCTGCACAGCGACTACCGGCTCGACAATCTGTTGTTCGCGCCCGCCGGGGCGAGCGATGCGGTGATTGCGGTGGATTGGCAGGTGGTCACCGTCGGTCTGCCGTTGCGTGATGTCGCCTTTCTGCTCGCCACTGGCCTTTCGCCCGACGACCGTCGCAGGGGCGAACGCGCGATCGTCGCCGCCTACCATCGCCGGCTTGTCGAGTTGGGTGTGACGGGCTACGCCGCCGAGCGGTGTTGGGACGACTATCGCTACGCCCTGTTTCAGGGCCCGTTCATCACCGTCCTCGGCGCGTTCGTCGGGCAACGGACGGAGCGCGGCGACCGAATGTTCACGGTGATGGCGGAGCGGTCGGCGTCGGCGATCGACGATCTTGACGCCTTGGCGCTGCTGGACGATGTGAAGGAGCGTTGA